In Oryctolagus cuniculus chromosome X, mOryCun1.1, whole genome shotgun sequence, a single window of DNA contains:
- the ZIC3 gene encoding zinc finger protein ZIC 3 isoform X2 — translation MTMLLDGGPQFPGLGVGSFGAPRHHEMPNRESAGMGLNPFGDSTHAAAAAAAAAAFKLSPAAAHDLSSGQSSAFTPQGSGYANALGHHHHHHHHHHHASQVPSYGGAASAAFNSTRDFLFRQRSSGLSEAASGGGQHGLFAGSASSLHAPAGIPEPPGYLLFPGLHEQGAGHPSPTGHVDNNQVHLGLRGDLFGRADPYRPVASPRADPYAASAQFPNYSPMNMNMGVNVAAHHGPGAFFRYMRQPIKQELSCKWIDEAQLSRPKKSCDRTFSTMHELVTHVTMEHVGGPEQNNHVCYWEECPREGKSFKAKYKLVNHIRVHTGEKPFPCPFPGCGKIFARSENLKIHKRTHTGEKPFKCEFEGCDRRFANSSDRKKHMHVHTSDKPYICKVCDKSYTHPSSLRKHMKCCPAWYPGQSLIPDEELDTDVGMQQPALHNTTYPKCRVNTEPTVQEMIY, via the exons ATGACGATGCTGCTGGACGGAGGCCCGCAGTTCCCCGGGCTAGGAGTGGGTAGCTTCGGTGCGCCGCGCCACCACGAGATGCCCAACCGTGAGTCGGCCGGCATGGGACTGAATCCCTTCGGGGACTCAACCCACGCAGCGGCCGCCGCTGCTGCCGCAGCTGCCTTCAAGCTGAGCCCGGCAGCGGCGCATGATCTCTCTTCGGGCCAGAGCTCGGCGTTCACGCCGCAGGGTTCAGGCTATGCCAACGCCCtcggccaccaccaccaccaccatcaccatcatcaccacgcCAGCCAGGTGCCCAGCTACGGAGGCGCTGCCTCTGCCGCCTTCAACTCCACGCGCGACTTTCTGTTCCGCCAGCGCAGCTCTGGGCTTAGCGAGGCGGCTTCGGGTGGTGGGCAGCACGGGCTCTTCGCTGGCTCGGCGAGCAGCCTACACGCTCCAGCTGGCATTCCTGAGCCCCCTGGCTACTTGCTGTTTCCCGGGCTGCACGAGCAAGGCGCCGGGCACCCGTCGCCCACGGGGCACGTGGACAACAACCAGGTCCATTTGGGGCTGCGCGGGGATCTCTTTGGCCGTGCTGACCCGTACCGTCCGGTGGCCAGCCCGCGTGCGGACCCCTACGCCGCCAGCGCGCAGTTTCCGAACTACAGCCCCATGAACATGAACATGGGCGTGAACGTGGCGGCCCACCATGGGCCAGGCGCCTTCTTCCGTTATATGCGGCAGCCCATCAAGCAGGAGCTGTCCTGCAAGTGGATCGACGAGGCTCAGCTGAGCCGACCCAAGAAGAGCTGTGACCGGACCTTCAGCACCATGCACGAGCTGGTGACGCATGTCACCATGGAGCATGTGGGGGGCCCAGAGCAGAACAACCATGTCTGCTACTGGGAGGAGTGCCCCCGCGAGGGCAAGTCCTTTAAGGCGAAGTACAAACTGGTCAACCATATCCGAGTCCACACGGGCGAGAAGCCCTTCCCATGCCCTTTCCCGGGCTGCGGGAAGATCTTTGCCCGTTCTGAGAACCTCAAGATCCACAAGAGGACCCACACAG GTGAAAAACCGTTCAAATGTGAATTTGAAGGCTGTGACAGACGCTTTGCCAACAGCAGCGATCGCAAGAAGCACATGCATGTGCATACTTCGGATAAGCCCTATATCTGCAAAGTGTGCGACAAGTCCTACACGCACCCGAGCTCCCTGCGCAAACACATGAAG tgttGTCCTGCTTGGTATCCGGGACAGTCTCTAATTCCTGATGAAGAACTTGATACTGACGTTGGTATGCAGCAGCCAGCCCTCCATAACACTACCTATCCTAAATGCAGGGTTAATACCGAACCTACTGTGCAAGAAATGATTTACTGA
- the ZIC3 gene encoding zinc finger protein ZIC 3 isoform X1, translating to MTMLLDGGPQFPGLGVGSFGAPRHHEMPNRESAGMGLNPFGDSTHAAAAAAAAAAFKLSPAAAHDLSSGQSSAFTPQGSGYANALGHHHHHHHHHHHASQVPSYGGAASAAFNSTRDFLFRQRSSGLSEAASGGGQHGLFAGSASSLHAPAGIPEPPGYLLFPGLHEQGAGHPSPTGHVDNNQVHLGLRGDLFGRADPYRPVASPRADPYAASAQFPNYSPMNMNMGVNVAAHHGPGAFFRYMRQPIKQELSCKWIDEAQLSRPKKSCDRTFSTMHELVTHVTMEHVGGPEQNNHVCYWEECPREGKSFKAKYKLVNHIRVHTGEKPFPCPFPGCGKIFARSENLKIHKRTHTGEKPFKCEFEGCDRRFANSSDRKKHMHVHTSDKPYICKVCDKSYTHPSSLRKHMKVHESQGSDSSPAASSGYESSTPPAIASANSKDTTKTPSAVQTSTSHNPGLPPNFNEWYV from the exons ATGACGATGCTGCTGGACGGAGGCCCGCAGTTCCCCGGGCTAGGAGTGGGTAGCTTCGGTGCGCCGCGCCACCACGAGATGCCCAACCGTGAGTCGGCCGGCATGGGACTGAATCCCTTCGGGGACTCAACCCACGCAGCGGCCGCCGCTGCTGCCGCAGCTGCCTTCAAGCTGAGCCCGGCAGCGGCGCATGATCTCTCTTCGGGCCAGAGCTCGGCGTTCACGCCGCAGGGTTCAGGCTATGCCAACGCCCtcggccaccaccaccaccaccatcaccatcatcaccacgcCAGCCAGGTGCCCAGCTACGGAGGCGCTGCCTCTGCCGCCTTCAACTCCACGCGCGACTTTCTGTTCCGCCAGCGCAGCTCTGGGCTTAGCGAGGCGGCTTCGGGTGGTGGGCAGCACGGGCTCTTCGCTGGCTCGGCGAGCAGCCTACACGCTCCAGCTGGCATTCCTGAGCCCCCTGGCTACTTGCTGTTTCCCGGGCTGCACGAGCAAGGCGCCGGGCACCCGTCGCCCACGGGGCACGTGGACAACAACCAGGTCCATTTGGGGCTGCGCGGGGATCTCTTTGGCCGTGCTGACCCGTACCGTCCGGTGGCCAGCCCGCGTGCGGACCCCTACGCCGCCAGCGCGCAGTTTCCGAACTACAGCCCCATGAACATGAACATGGGCGTGAACGTGGCGGCCCACCATGGGCCAGGCGCCTTCTTCCGTTATATGCGGCAGCCCATCAAGCAGGAGCTGTCCTGCAAGTGGATCGACGAGGCTCAGCTGAGCCGACCCAAGAAGAGCTGTGACCGGACCTTCAGCACCATGCACGAGCTGGTGACGCATGTCACCATGGAGCATGTGGGGGGCCCAGAGCAGAACAACCATGTCTGCTACTGGGAGGAGTGCCCCCGCGAGGGCAAGTCCTTTAAGGCGAAGTACAAACTGGTCAACCATATCCGAGTCCACACGGGCGAGAAGCCCTTCCCATGCCCTTTCCCGGGCTGCGGGAAGATCTTTGCCCGTTCTGAGAACCTCAAGATCCACAAGAGGACCCACACAG GTGAAAAACCGTTCAAATGTGAATTTGAAGGCTGTGACAGACGCTTTGCCAACAGCAGCGATCGCAAGAAGCACATGCATGTGCATACTTCGGATAAGCCCTATATCTGCAAAGTGTGCGACAAGTCCTACACGCACCCGAGCTCCCTGCGCAAACACATGAAG GTTCATGAATCTCAAGGGTCAGATTCCTCCCCTGCTGCCAGTTCAGGCTATGAATCTTCCACTCCACCCGCTATAGCTTCTGCAAACAGTAAAGATACCACTAAAACCCCTTCTGCAGTTCAAACTAGCACCAGCCACAACCCTGGACTTCCTCCCAATTTTAACGAATGGTACGTCTGa